CCAGAGCAGCTTCATAATCGGTTAATAACCGGGGTTTAACATCGGGACTGGTGTGGATGTGGGTGTCAATTAAACCATCCAGGAGCTTGCTCTCTTTTACTTCATCACTGAGATTCATACTGATCATAACATCTAGAAAAAGATTTATTTGTTTATCCCGTAAAGGTAATTATTCCGGGGGATTACTTCTTTTACGGGCCTCCTGGTAGAGGTTACTCCCGGTGGAGTCCATGGTGACAATGAGTGGTCCGAAGTCCTTGACCTCCAGTTCCCAGACTGCTTCTGGTACACCCAGATCCAGCCAGTGCACACCCTCTATTTTAACCACGGAACTCACGTACAATGCAGCGCATCCCCCCACTGCAGCCAGGAAAACGGCACCATTACGTTTTAGTGCTTCGGCGGTCTCATCATCCATTCCTCCTTTCCCAATCACTGCCTGAGCTCCCTGATCCAGTACTTCTGCCTGGTAAGGGTTCATACGGGTGCTGGTGGTGGGTCCCACTGCCACCATATGGTAATTTTCATCTTCCTGTTTGATTATGGGTCCGGCATGGAATATAACCGCACCTTCAAGGTCCACAGGTGAACCAGACTCAATTATGCGTTTATGAGCACTGTCCCGTGCGGTGTAGATGGTTCCGGAAATGTAAACCGAATCTTTAATTCTTAACTTTTGAGTGTCTTCCCTTTTAAGGGGTGTTTCAAGATGAACAATCATTTTTACACCATAATTAGTTTAAGATTATATTACTTATCCTCTAAATATAAAATAGGAAGATTTCCATTTTAATTCACAAAATGCGGGTTTTTCATCCCCACATCACGGCCAGAATCAGGATGATAATGAGCACAACGATAACTGCTCCCAGTAGTATGCCGGGATCTGTTTCTTGGTAGAACCGGCTGACTTTATCAGTAAAGGTGGGATTATGTACACTGTCCTTTTTACTCTGGATAGCCGTCATCAAACGTTCCTGTTCCAGTATGATGTTAAGGTAATTTTTCTGGCTGGTGGCATTGAATTCCCGGTCAATGATATCCCAGACACCCTCCTCTTCCGGGGTAGAAACAGGGGATGTGAAATCTAAAAAATCGCCATCCACTTCTATTTGGGGAATTAGGCTTATTAAGGACTCTCTTCTTTCAACTAACCTGTTTTGAAATGAATCGAAGACTTCCCTATTGCGGTGAAGGTTGGTACTTTTTAACTGCAAATCCTGGTAGGTTTTGCAAAATTCCAGGGGGTTACCACATTCACATTTATCATAATCCCGGAGGGTCTCATCATCCTTCAGTTTGTAATATCCTCCGCAGTAATTGCAAAAGAGATATCCACCAGCAGAACGAATTGGTTTTCTGGTTTTTCTCTTTAAAGCCATGATGACACCTGAACTTGGATTTTTATAATAACTCTTTCCAGGGAGGGGAAGGAAATTTATGTATTTTTGTTTAAGCACCCGGGATGGAATTGACCTTGGGTTTAAGTTTCCAGTTGATTCTAACCAAGGATCAGTATCCCTTACTATTCAATTAACTATACCTTACTCTTTCAATTAAATATAAGATTATAAATCTTAGGGTATTAATGCA
Above is a genomic segment from Methanobacterium formicicum containing:
- a CDS encoding FumA C-terminus/TtdB family hydratase beta subunit, with the translated sequence MIVHLETPLKREDTQKLRIKDSVYISGTIYTARDSAHKRIIESGSPVDLEGAVIFHAGPIIKQEDENYHMVAVGPTTSTRMNPYQAEVLDQGAQAVIGKGGMDDETAEALKRNGAVFLAAVGGCAALYVSSVVKIEGVHWLDLGVPEAVWELEVKDFGPLIVTMDSTGSNLYQEARKRSNPPE